One stretch of Pseudomonas fluorescens Q2-87 DNA includes these proteins:
- the hda gene encoding DnaA regulatory inactivator Hda encodes MKPIQLPLGVRLRDDATFINYYPGANAAALGYVERLCEADAGWTESLIYLWGKDGVGRTHLLQAACLRFEQLGEPAVYLPLAELLDRGVEILDNLEQYELVCLDDLQAVAGKADWEEALFHLFNRLRDSGRRLLIAASTSPRELPVKLADLKSRLTLALIFQMRPLSDEDKLRALQLRASRRGLHLTDEVGHFILTRGTRSMSALFELLERLDQASLQAQRKLTIPFLKETLGW; translated from the coding sequence ATGAAACCGATTCAGCTGCCCCTAGGTGTGCGTCTGCGTGATGACGCTACCTTTATCAATTACTACCCAGGCGCCAATGCCGCTGCACTCGGCTATGTCGAGCGGCTTTGCGAAGCCGACGCCGGCTGGACCGAGAGCCTGATCTATCTATGGGGCAAGGACGGGGTAGGGCGCACGCACCTGTTGCAGGCCGCTTGCCTGCGGTTCGAGCAACTGGGCGAACCGGCGGTGTACCTGCCATTGGCCGAATTGCTGGATCGTGGCGTTGAAATCCTCGACAACCTCGAACAGTACGAACTGGTCTGCCTGGACGATCTCCAGGCGGTGGCCGGCAAGGCTGATTGGGAAGAAGCACTGTTTCACCTGTTCAACCGGCTGCGCGACAGCGGTCGGCGGCTGCTGATTGCTGCCTCGACGTCGCCGCGGGAGTTACCGGTGAAGCTGGCGGATCTCAAGTCCCGGCTCACCCTGGCGCTGATATTCCAGATGCGCCCGTTATCCGATGAAGACAAACTCCGCGCATTGCAGTTGCGCGCTTCCCGACGTGGCCTGCACCTGACCGATGAAGTCGGGCATTTCATCCTCACCCGTGGCACCCGCAGCATGAGCGCTCTGTTCGAGTTGCTTGAACGCCTCGATCAGGCCTCTCTTCAGGCCCAGCGCAAGCTGACTATTCCTTTTTTGAAAGAAACCCTGGGCTGGTAG
- a CDS encoding C40 family peptidase: MLNRFAPLVPLALVTLLFGCAAHSPVSQQEQQPQVKNSVTAQSSSVAFQEEMASDKELAAFAGSKPYQLPVLADSILERGMSLIGTRYRFGGTSEAGFDCSGFIGYLFREEAGMNLPRSTREMINVNAPLVARNQLEPGDLLFFSTNGRRGRVSHAGIYLGDNQFIHSSSRRSGGVRIDSLGDTYWNKTFIEAKRALAMAPTVMTARK, encoded by the coding sequence ATGCTAAATCGCTTCGCACCCCTCGTGCCTCTCGCACTCGTTACCCTGTTGTTCGGTTGCGCTGCCCACTCCCCAGTGTCCCAGCAAGAGCAACAACCACAGGTCAAGAACTCCGTTACCGCCCAGTCTTCCTCCGTTGCGTTCCAGGAAGAAATGGCCTCCGACAAAGAACTGGCCGCCTTCGCCGGCAGCAAGCCTTATCAGCTTCCAGTGCTGGCCGACAGCATTCTGGAGCGGGGCATGTCGTTGATCGGTACCCGTTATCGTTTTGGCGGTACCTCTGAAGCCGGTTTCGATTGCAGTGGTTTCATCGGTTATCTGTTTCGCGAAGAGGCCGGCATGAACCTGCCGCGCTCGACTCGCGAAATGATCAACGTTAACGCTCCGCTGGTTGCGCGCAACCAACTGGAACCCGGTGACCTGCTGTTCTTCAGCACCAATGGTCGTCGCGGTCGCGTCAGCCATGCCGGGATCTACCTGGGTGACAACCAGTTCATCCATTCCAGCAGCCGCCGCAGCGGTGGCGTGCGAATCGACAGCCTGGGCGACACCTACTGGAACAAGACCTTCATCGAAGCCAAGCGCGCCCTCGCGATGGCACCGACTGTGATGACGGCTCGCAAGTAA
- a CDS encoding C40 family peptidase translates to MSTSARLALVFLAALLSACASRTPPPAPVRAPVVFAPSQPFSPAAEDVLFRALGLVGTPYRWGGNTPDSGFDCSGLIGYVYRDAAGITLPRSTREMIGMRAPDVGKEALQTGDLIFFATNGGSQVSHAGIYVGEGRFVHAPATGGTVKLDSLSKAYWQKAYLSAKRVLQPEHLARNP, encoded by the coding sequence ATGTCGACGTCGGCCCGCCTCGCTCTTGTGTTCCTCGCCGCGCTACTCAGCGCCTGTGCCAGCCGCACCCCGCCGCCTGCGCCGGTGCGGGCTCCGGTGGTCTTTGCCCCCTCGCAACCTTTTTCTCCTGCTGCCGAAGATGTGCTTTTCCGAGCGCTGGGCCTGGTGGGGACGCCGTATCGCTGGGGCGGTAACACGCCGGATTCGGGTTTCGATTGCAGTGGCCTGATCGGCTATGTCTACCGTGATGCGGCAGGTATTACCTTGCCGAGGTCCACCCGCGAGATGATCGGCATGCGCGCCCCGGATGTGGGTAAGGAAGCGCTGCAGACCGGGGACCTGATCTTCTTTGCCACCAACGGCGGTTCCCAGGTCAGCCACGCGGGGATCTATGTCGGTGAAGGCCGTTTTGTCCATGCGCCAGCCACCGGTGGCACGGTCAAGCTCGACAGCTTGTCCAAGGCTTACTGGCAGAAAGCCTATCTGAGCGCCAAGCGGGTGTTGCAGCCGGAGCATCTGGCGCGCAATCCCTGA
- a CDS encoding PQQ-dependent sugar dehydrogenase, whose translation MLKPSHLLIVTLAAGLVACGESSSLKVSDGTGPSPKLPEPNKTLIPTVNIAEAVGWPQGAKPTPAQGLQVEAFAEGLDHPRWLYVLPNGDVLVAETNAPPKPDDSKGIRGWVMKKVMGRAGAGVPSPNRITLLRDANHDGIAETRTVFLENLNSPFGMTLVGNDLYVADTDRLIRFPYKDGETQIKAQPTKVVDLPGGTINHHWTKNVIASRDGSKLYVTTGSNSNVAENGIEAEEGRAAIWEVDRASGSHRIFASGLRNPNGLAWEPSSGALWTAVNERDEIGSDLVPDYITSVKDGAFYGWPYSYYGQNVDVRVEPQNPALVAKAIAPDYAVGPHTASLGLTFAEGSHLPAPFTEGAFIGQHGSWNRKPHSGYKVIFVPFSGGKPAGEPVDVLTGFLNADEKAQGRPVGVVIDKQGGLLVADDVGNKIWRVSGK comes from the coding sequence ATGCTCAAGCCATCCCATCTCTTGATCGTCACCCTTGCCGCAGGACTTGTCGCTTGCGGCGAGTCTTCCAGCCTGAAAGTGTCCGATGGCACCGGCCCCTCGCCGAAACTGCCCGAACCGAACAAGACCCTGATCCCCACGGTGAATATTGCCGAAGCCGTCGGTTGGCCCCAAGGCGCCAAGCCAACCCCGGCCCAGGGCCTCCAAGTGGAGGCATTCGCCGAAGGGCTGGATCATCCACGCTGGCTCTACGTACTACCCAATGGCGATGTGCTGGTGGCCGAGACCAACGCCCCGCCCAAACCGGACGATTCCAAGGGCATTCGTGGCTGGGTCATGAAGAAAGTCATGGGCCGCGCCGGCGCCGGCGTGCCCAGCCCCAATCGCATCACGCTGTTGCGCGATGCCAATCACGACGGCATTGCCGAAACCCGCACCGTGTTCCTGGAAAACCTCAACTCACCGTTCGGCATGACCCTGGTGGGCAATGACCTGTACGTGGCCGACACCGATCGGCTGATCCGCTTTCCCTACAAAGACGGTGAAACGCAGATCAAGGCGCAACCGACCAAGGTCGTCGATTTGCCGGGCGGGACTATCAACCACCATTGGACCAAGAATGTCATCGCCAGCCGCGATGGCAGCAAGCTTTATGTCACCACCGGCTCGAACAGCAACGTCGCGGAAAACGGCATCGAGGCTGAAGAAGGTCGCGCGGCCATTTGGGAAGTGGACCGTGCCAGCGGCAGCCACCGCATCTTTGCCTCGGGCCTGCGCAACCCCAACGGCCTGGCCTGGGAACCCAGCAGCGGCGCGTTGTGGACGGCCGTGAACGAGCGGGATGAGATCGGCAGCGACCTGGTGCCGGACTACATCACCTCGGTCAAGGACGGGGCTTTCTATGGCTGGCCCTATAGCTATTATGGGCAAAACGTCGATGTCCGGGTCGAGCCGCAAAACCCGGCCCTGGTGGCCAAGGCCATCGCCCCGGATTACGCAGTTGGGCCCCACACGGCCTCACTGGGCCTGACCTTCGCCGAAGGCAGCCACTTGCCGGCACCGTTTACCGAAGGGGCTTTCATCGGCCAGCACGGCTCCTGGAACCGTAAGCCCCACAGTGGTTATAAGGTAATTTTCGTGCCCTTTAGCGGTGGCAAACCCGCAGGTGAACCGGTGGATGTGCTCACTGGATTTCTGAACGCCGACGAGAAAGCCCAGGGCCGGCCGGTGGGCGTGGTGATCGATAAACAGGGTGGGTTATTGGTGGCCGATGACGTGGGGAACAAGATTTGGCGGGTGTCGGGAAAATAA
- the cobO gene encoding cob(I)yrinic acid a,c-diamide adenosyltransferase produces the protein MTDTSDRDERHLARMLRKKAVIDERIANSPNECGLLLVLTGNGKGKSSSAFGMLARSMGHGMQCGVVQFIKGRNSTGEELFFRRFPEQVHFHVMGEGFTWETQDRQRDIAAAEAAWAVSRQLLSDPSIGLVVLDELNIALKHGYLDLDQVLSDLQARPPMQHVVVTGRGAKVEMIELADTVTEMGMIKHAFQAGIKAQKGVEL, from the coding sequence ATGACCGATACGTCTGATCGCGACGAACGCCACCTGGCGCGCATGCTGCGCAAAAAAGCCGTGATCGACGAGCGCATCGCCAATTCGCCGAACGAATGCGGCCTGTTGCTGGTGCTGACCGGTAACGGCAAGGGCAAGAGCAGCTCGGCGTTCGGCATGCTGGCGCGGTCCATGGGGCATGGCATGCAATGCGGCGTGGTGCAGTTCATCAAGGGGCGCAACAGCACCGGTGAGGAGTTGTTTTTCCGGCGCTTCCCGGAACAGGTGCATTTTCATGTCATGGGTGAAGGCTTCACCTGGGAAACCCAGGACCGCCAGCGTGACATCGCCGCCGCCGAAGCGGCCTGGGCGGTATCGCGGCAATTGCTGAGCGACCCAAGCATCGGCCTGGTGGTGCTCGACGAACTCAACATCGCCCTCAAGCACGGTTACCTCGACCTCGATCAGGTCTTGAGCGACTTGCAGGCCCGTCCGCCGATGCAGCACGTGGTGGTGACTGGGCGCGGTGCCAAGGTGGAAATGATCGAATTGGCCGACACGGTGACTGAAATGGGCATGATCAAGCATGCGTTCCAGGCCGGAATCAAGGCGCAGAAAGGCGTCGAATTGTGA
- a CDS encoding cobyrinate a,c-diamide synthase: protein MSDASLANRQCPAVLIAAPASGQGKTTVTAALARLHRKQGRKVRVFKCGPDFLDPMILERASGAPVYQLDMWMVGEQESRRLLWEAAGEADLILIEGVMGLFDGTPSSADLARHFGVPVLAVIDGTAMAQTFGALALGLARYQADLPFAGVLANRVGTLRHAQLLEGSLTEGLRWYGALSRETGIELPSRHLGLVQASELNDLDLRLDAAADALAGSCEVALPPAVEFAAPEVITAQPWLDGVRIAVARDEAFAFTYGASLDLLRAMGAQLSFFSPIHDSALPEADSLYLPGGYPELHHVALAGNAPMLAAIRAHHAADKPLLAECGGMLYLLDSLTDVEGTRAELLGLLAGDAQMQKRLAALALQAVDLPEGTLRGHTYHHSLTSTELEPIARGHSPNGGRGAEAVFRQGRMTASYVHFYFPSNPRAIAALFAPDLEAAFASRLAPTRDPVISSATQSSVGASLLAKRP from the coding sequence GTGAGTGATGCTTCCCTGGCGAACCGCCAATGCCCGGCGGTGCTGATCGCGGCGCCTGCCTCGGGGCAAGGCAAGACCACCGTCACCGCCGCACTGGCCCGCTTGCACCGCAAACAGGGACGCAAGGTGCGTGTCTTCAAGTGCGGCCCGGATTTCCTCGACCCGATGATTCTGGAGCGGGCCAGCGGCGCGCCGGTCTATCAATTGGACATGTGGATGGTTGGCGAGCAGGAAAGTCGCCGACTATTGTGGGAAGCCGCCGGCGAAGCGGACCTGATCCTGATCGAAGGGGTGATGGGGCTGTTCGACGGCACTCCGTCCAGCGCTGATCTGGCGCGACATTTTGGCGTCCCGGTGCTGGCGGTGATCGATGGCACGGCCATGGCCCAAACCTTCGGCGCCCTGGCTTTGGGCCTGGCGCGTTATCAAGCTGACTTGCCATTCGCCGGGGTCTTGGCCAACCGGGTCGGCACCTTGCGCCATGCACAGTTGCTCGAAGGCAGCCTGACCGAAGGCTTGCGCTGGTACGGCGCGTTGTCCCGGGAAACCGGCATCGAATTGCCCAGCCGTCATCTCGGGTTGGTGCAGGCCAGCGAGTTGAACGACCTCGACCTGCGCCTCGACGCGGCAGCCGATGCGTTGGCCGGCAGTTGCGAAGTGGCGCTGCCGCCCGCGGTCGAATTCGCCGCCCCCGAAGTGATCACCGCGCAGCCATGGCTCGACGGTGTGCGCATCGCCGTGGCCCGGGACGAAGCGTTTGCCTTCACCTATGGCGCGAGCCTGGATCTGCTGCGGGCGATGGGCGCGCAGTTGAGCTTTTTCTCGCCGATCCATGACAGCGCATTACCCGAAGCCGATAGCCTGTATCTGCCTGGCGGCTACCCAGAACTGCACCACGTGGCGCTGGCCGGTAACGCACCGATGCTGGCGGCGATCCGTGCCCATCATGCAGCGGATAAACCCTTGCTCGCCGAATGTGGCGGCATGTTGTATCTGCTCGATTCCCTGACCGACGTCGAGGGCACCCGCGCCGAACTGCTGGGCTTGCTCGCCGGCGATGCGCAGATGCAAAAGCGTCTGGCGGCCCTGGCCCTGCAAGCAGTGGATCTGCCGGAAGGCACCTTGCGTGGGCACACTTATCATCATTCGCTGACCAGCACCGAGCTTGAGCCGATTGCCCGTGGCCATAGCCCTAATGGCGGGCGTGGCGCAGAGGCGGTTTTCCGGCAAGGGCGAATGACGGCTTCTTATGTGCATTTTTATTTTCCATCCAATCCCAGGGCGATTGCCGCGCTGTTTGCGCCTGACCTCGAGGCCGCCTTCGCGAGCAGGCTCGCTCCCACAAGGGACCCTGTGATCTCAAGTGCAACGCAATCCAGTGTGGGAGCGAGCTTGCTCGCGAAGCGGCCATGA
- the bluB gene encoding 5,6-dimethylbenzimidazole synthase: MTDNAFPQAERDAVYRAIAERRDMRHFTGGTVEPALLRRLLEAAHQAPSVGLMQPWRFIRISDRVLRANIQQLVEEERIRTAEALGERSDEFMKLKVEGINDCAEVLVAALMDDRERHIFGRRTLPEMDLASLSCAIQNLWLAARVEGLGMGWVSLFEPQALADLLGLPAGAKPLAILCLGPVEGFYPAPMLALEGWAQPRSLNELLYENHWGVRP, translated from the coding sequence ATGACCGACAACGCCTTCCCCCAGGCCGAACGCGACGCGGTCTACCGCGCCATCGCCGAACGCCGTGACATGCGCCACTTCACCGGCGGCACGGTTGAACCGGCCTTGCTGCGCCGATTGCTGGAGGCCGCGCACCAGGCACCCAGCGTAGGGCTGATGCAACCGTGGCGGTTTATCCGCATCAGCGACCGGGTTTTACGCGCAAACATCCAGCAGTTGGTGGAAGAAGAACGCATCCGCACCGCCGAGGCCTTGGGCGAGCGCAGCGATGAGTTCATGAAGCTCAAGGTCGAAGGCATCAACGACTGCGCCGAAGTGCTGGTGGCGGCGTTGATGGATGACCGCGAGCGGCACATCTTCGGTCGCCGGACGTTGCCGGAAATGGACCTGGCCTCGCTGTCCTGTGCGATCCAGAACCTATGGCTGGCCGCCCGCGTTGAAGGGCTGGGAATGGGCTGGGTGTCTCTGTTCGAACCCCAGGCCCTGGCTGACCTGCTGGGCCTGCCCGCCGGCGCCAAGCCGCTGGCGATATTGTGCCTCGGCCCGGTCGAAGGTTTTTATCCGGCGCCAATGCTCGCGTTGGAAGGCTGGGCGCAGCCGCGTTCGCTGAATGAGTTGCTCTATGAAAACCATTGGGGAGTGCGCCCATGA
- the cbiB gene encoding adenosylcobinamide-phosphate synthase CbiB, whose amino-acid sequence MSVALLSVAAVALDALLGEPRRWHPLVAFGGFAERIEQRFNAGGRGWRSHGVTAWIITVLPLTLLATALSWAPMVGWLVEILALYCALGLRSLGEHVEPVARALRGGDLDEARKRVGYLVSRETAELDETAVARAATESVLENGSDAVFAALFWFAVAGAPGVVLYRLSNTLDAMWGYRNERFERFGWAAAKIDDVLNYIPARLVALTYALLGKTRLAFKCWRTQGPTWDSPNAGPVMAAGAGALGVELGGAAVYHGELHQRPPLGEGVPASADSIDRGWQLVQRGVWLWLLILCLGAEFYA is encoded by the coding sequence ATGAGCGTCGCGTTGCTCAGTGTCGCTGCGGTGGCGCTGGATGCGTTGCTGGGCGAGCCCCGGCGTTGGCATCCATTGGTAGCATTCGGCGGTTTTGCTGAACGCATCGAACAACGCTTCAACGCCGGCGGACGTGGCTGGCGCAGTCATGGCGTGACGGCATGGATCATCACCGTGCTGCCGCTGACCTTGCTCGCCACAGCCTTATCCTGGGCGCCGATGGTTGGGTGGTTGGTGGAGATTCTCGCACTGTACTGCGCCCTCGGCCTGCGCAGCCTCGGCGAACACGTCGAGCCGGTGGCACGGGCGCTGCGCGGCGGGGATCTGGACGAAGCACGCAAGCGTGTCGGTTACCTGGTCAGCCGCGAAACCGCGGAACTGGACGAAACCGCCGTGGCTCGCGCCGCCACCGAATCGGTGCTGGAGAACGGCAGCGATGCGGTGTTCGCCGCGCTGTTCTGGTTTGCGGTGGCCGGCGCGCCTGGCGTGGTGCTGTATCGCTTGAGCAATACCCTCGACGCCATGTGGGGTTACCGCAACGAACGTTTCGAACGCTTCGGCTGGGCGGCGGCCAAGATCGACGATGTGCTCAATTACATCCCTGCGCGCCTGGTGGCGTTGACCTACGCGTTGCTCGGCAAAACCCGCCTGGCGTTCAAGTGCTGGCGCACCCAGGGTCCGACCTGGGACAGCCCCAATGCCGGGCCGGTCATGGCCGCCGGTGCTGGTGCGTTGGGTGTCGAGTTGGGCGGGGCGGCGGTTTACCACGGTGAACTGCACCAACGTCCGCCGCTGGGCGAAGGCGTGCCGGCGAGCGCGGACTCCATTGATCGCGGCTGGCAATTGGTCCAGCGCGGCGTATGGTTGTGGTTGCTGATTCTCTGCCTGGGAGCTGAGTTTTATGCTTGA
- the cobD gene encoding threonine-phosphate decarboxylase CobD — protein sequence MLEHGGRLRNAALQYGIAEADWLDLSSGLAPWPFDVPTIPLRAWARLPETDDGLEHAACDYYGAAQVLPVAGSQMAIQLLPRLRRAGKVGVLSPCYAEHAEAWRRAGYIVREVLEAEVDFFLDSLDVLVVVNPNNPTGLSLTPERLLDWHARLAQRGGWLVVDEAFMDVTPHLSLADQTHQVGLIVLRSFGKFFGLAGVRLGFVLAERRLLKLLAEQVGPWVVSGPTRVLGQACLLDTAAQVRQRQRCEASSQRLALILERYGFKPQGGCGLFQWLVTDQAQELHDFMAQRGILLRLFVHNSSLRFGLPADDAEFLRLEQALEAYTKDIQ from the coding sequence ATGCTTGAGCACGGCGGACGCTTGCGCAACGCGGCCTTGCAATACGGCATTGCCGAAGCCGATTGGCTGGATCTGTCCAGCGGCCTGGCACCCTGGCCGTTCGATGTCCCGACGATACCGTTGCGCGCCTGGGCACGCCTGCCGGAAACCGATGACGGACTGGAGCACGCCGCCTGCGATTATTACGGCGCGGCGCAGGTATTGCCGGTGGCCGGTTCGCAGATGGCGATCCAATTGCTGCCGCGCCTGCGCCGGGCGGGCAAGGTTGGCGTCTTGTCACCGTGCTACGCCGAGCACGCCGAAGCCTGGCGCCGCGCCGGCTACATCGTGCGTGAAGTGCTGGAAGCGGAGGTGGATTTCTTTCTCGACAGCCTCGACGTACTGGTGGTGGTCAACCCGAACAATCCCACCGGCCTGAGCCTGACTCCCGAGCGTTTGCTGGACTGGCACGCCCGTTTGGCCCAACGCGGCGGCTGGTTGGTGGTGGACGAGGCCTTTATGGACGTTACGCCGCACCTCAGCCTGGCGGACCAAACCCATCAGGTCGGGCTGATCGTGTTGCGGTCGTTTGGCAAGTTCTTTGGCTTGGCCGGGGTGCGCCTAGGGTTTGTATTGGCCGAGCGTCGCTTGCTCAAGTTACTCGCCGAACAGGTCGGGCCGTGGGTTGTCAGCGGGCCGACCCGGGTGCTGGGCCAGGCCTGCCTGCTGGATACCGCTGCCCAAGTCCGCCAGCGACAACGCTGCGAAGCCAGCAGTCAACGCCTGGCGCTGATCCTCGAACGCTACGGTTTCAAACCCCAGGGCGGCTGCGGCCTGTTCCAATGGCTGGTCACGGATCAGGCCCAGGAGCTTCACGATTTCATGGCCCAGCGCGGCATTCTCCTGCGCTTGTTCGTCCACAACAGCAGCCTGCGCTTCGGGCTGCCGGCTGATGACGCCGAGTTCCTGCGTCTCGAACAGGCGCTCGAGGCCTACACCAAGGACATCCAATGA
- a CDS encoding cobyric acid synthase — MTTVMVQGTTSDAGKSTLVTALCRWVRRQGVSVVPFKPQNMALNSAVTADGGEIGRAQAVQAQAAGLEPHTDMNPVLLKPNSDTGAQVIIHGRAVTTMNAVAYHDYKAIAMQAVLASHQRLSAAYPVVMVEGAGSPAEINLRAGDIANMGFAEAVDCPVLLIADINRGGVFAHLVGTLELLSPSEQARVKGFIINRFRGDIALLQPGLDWLEARTGKPVVGVLPYVMDLHLEAEDGLDQRQADKAEQVLKVVVPVLPRISNHTDFDPLRLHPQVDLQFIGPGQPIPPADLIILPGSKSVRSDLTYLRANGWETTIQRHLRYGGKLLGICGGLQMLGQQVHDPLGLEGAAGSSAGLALLDFETTLEHEKQLRNVRGRLALENAEVSGYEIHAGVTSGPALEQAAVHLDDGRCDGAQSLDGQIFGTYLHGLFESPQASSALLRWAGLQDVQAVDYHGLRERDIERLADLVERHLDIGLLRQLCGI, encoded by the coding sequence ATGACCACAGTGATGGTGCAAGGCACCACGTCCGATGCCGGCAAAAGTACCCTGGTTACGGCGTTGTGCCGCTGGGTTCGGCGCCAGGGTGTCAGCGTGGTGCCGTTCAAACCGCAGAACATGGCGCTCAACAGCGCCGTGACAGCCGACGGCGGCGAAATCGGTCGCGCCCAGGCCGTGCAGGCCCAGGCCGCCGGCCTTGAACCGCATACCGACATGAACCCGGTGCTGCTCAAGCCCAACAGCGACACGGGCGCCCAAGTGATCATCCATGGCCGCGCCGTCACCACCATGAACGCCGTGGCCTATCACGATTACAAAGCCATCGCGATGCAAGCGGTACTCGCTTCCCATCAACGCCTGAGTGCGGCCTATCCGGTGGTGATGGTGGAGGGCGCCGGCTCGCCGGCGGAGATCAACCTGCGTGCCGGTGACATTGCCAACATGGGCTTTGCCGAGGCAGTGGATTGCCCGGTGCTGCTGATCGCCGACATCAATCGCGGCGGGGTATTCGCCCATCTGGTCGGCACCTTGGAGTTGCTGTCGCCCAGCGAGCAAGCGCGGGTCAAGGGCTTCATCATCAACCGTTTTCGCGGTGACATCGCCTTGCTGCAACCGGGCCTGGATTGGTTGGAAGCGCGCACCGGCAAACCGGTGGTGGGCGTGTTGCCCTACGTGATGGACCTGCACCTGGAAGCCGAGGACGGCCTCGACCAGCGCCAGGCCGACAAGGCCGAGCAGGTACTCAAGGTGGTGGTTCCGGTGCTGCCGCGCATCAGCAACCACACCGATTTCGATCCGTTGCGGTTGCACCCACAGGTCGACCTGCAATTCATCGGCCCCGGCCAGCCCATCCCGCCGGCCGACCTGATCATCCTGCCCGGTTCGAAAAGCGTGCGCAGCGACCTGACCTACCTGCGCGCCAACGGCTGGGAAACCACGATCCAACGGCACCTGCGCTACGGCGGCAAGTTGCTGGGCATCTGCGGTGGTTTGCAGATGCTCGGCCAGCAGGTCCACGACCCTCTGGGGCTGGAAGGCGCGGCGGGTTCCAGTGCTGGCCTGGCTCTGCTGGATTTCGAAACGACGCTGGAACATGAGAAACAACTGCGTAATGTCCGCGGGCGCCTGGCCTTGGAAAACGCCGAGGTCAGCGGCTACGAAATTCACGCGGGCGTGACCTCGGGCCCGGCATTAGAGCAGGCGGCGGTTCATTTGGACGACGGTCGTTGCGACGGCGCGCAAAGCCTCGATGGGCAGATTTTCGGCACCTATCTCCACGGGCTGTTCGAGTCGCCCCAGGCCAGCAGCGCGTTGTTGCGTTGGGCCGGGTTGCAGGATGTGCAGGCGGTGGATTACCACGGCTTGCGCGAGCGCGATATCGAGCGGCTGGCGGATCTGGTGGAACGGCATTTGGACATTGGGTTGTTGCGTCAGCTTTGTGGGATTTAG
- the cobU gene encoding bifunctional adenosylcobinamide kinase/adenosylcobinamide-phosphate guanylyltransferase: MLQLILGGARSGKSRLAEKLAAETGLPVTYIATSQPLDGEMNARVAQHRARRPADWALVEEPLALARVLRENAAPGQCLLVDCLTLWLTNLLMLDDPERLNAEREALLDCLVALPGEIIFVSNETGMGVVPLGELTRRYVDEAGWLHQALAERCQRVVLTVAGLPLTLKGTAL; this comes from the coding sequence ATGCTCCAACTCATCCTCGGCGGCGCCCGCTCCGGCAAAAGTCGCCTGGCGGAAAAACTTGCGGCCGAAACAGGCCTGCCAGTGACCTATATCGCCACCAGCCAACCCCTGGACGGCGAGATGAACGCCCGTGTCGCCCAACACCGCGCTCGCCGCCCGGCCGACTGGGCGCTGGTGGAAGAACCGTTGGCCCTGGCCCGTGTGCTGCGGGAGAACGCCGCGCCTGGACAATGCCTGCTGGTGGATTGCCTGACCCTCTGGCTGACCAACCTGCTGATGCTCGACGACCCCGAGCGGTTGAACGCAGAGCGCGAAGCGCTGTTGGACTGCCTCGTCGCGTTGCCCGGTGAAATCATTTTTGTCAGCAACGAGACCGGCATGGGTGTCGTGCCCTTGGGCGAGTTGACTCGCCGTTATGTCGATGAAGCCGGTTGGCTGCATCAAGCCTTGGCCGAACGGTGTCAGCGCGTCGTGCTGACCGTCGCCGGCCTGCCCCTGACTCTCAAAGGTACTGCGTTATGA